A section of the Balearica regulorum gibbericeps isolate bBalReg1 chromosome 6, bBalReg1.pri, whole genome shotgun sequence genome encodes:
- the LYPD6 gene encoding ly6/PLAUR domain-containing protein 6, with amino-acid sequence MASQPTPAWVLLLSLLASGLPAAQPKDFTVKDIVYLHPSTTPYPHGFKCFTCEKAADNYECNRWAPDVYCPRGTRYCFSQHMMKATGESVSVTKRCVPLEDCLSTGCTYVKHEEYKICTSCCEGSICNLPLPRNTTDAVFTTLSPLNKTQRLSHPVLLTTACLWLGLMSQRWVTLPRVAGLDS; translated from the exons ATGGCCTCGCAGCCCACGCCAGCatgggtgctgctgctcagcttgCTGGCCAGCGGCCTGCCAGCCGCGCAGCCCAAGGACTTCACCGTGAAGGACATCGTCTACCTCCACCCTTCCA CCACACCGTATCCTCACGGATTTAAATGTTTCACCTGCGAAAAGGCAGCAGATAATTACGAATGCAACCGATGGGCTCCGGATGTCTATTGTCCAAGAG gTACAAGATACTGTTTCAGCCAACACATGATGAAAGCTACTGGAGAGAGCGTATCTGTCACCAAACGCTGTGTACCATTAGAGGATTGTCTGTCTACGGGTTGCACATATGTAAAGCATGAAGAATACAAG ATCTGCACCTCCTGCTGCGAAGGGAGCATCTGCAACTTGCCCCTGCCGAGGAACACAACAGACGCCGTATTTACAACCCTCTCCCCCCTCAACAAAACACAGAGGCTTTCACATCCCGTCCTGCTGACGACGGCGTGTCTCTGGCTGGGGCTGATGTCACAGCGCTGGGTCACGCTGCCACGCGTGGCGGGTCTGGACAGCTGA